A genomic window from Vicia villosa cultivar HV-30 ecotype Madison, WI unplaced genomic scaffold, Vvil1.0 scaffold8, whole genome shotgun sequence includes:
- the LOC131643198 gene encoding pollen-specific leucine-rich repeat extensin-like protein 1 → MTGSPRSSKPGGSSPSPKPESPPSSKPESSSRSSKPESPQSSKPESSSRSSKPESPQSSKPESSSRSSKPESPQSSKPESPSKSKLIDIPQRILRDFQLESSSKLGSPGSSKTESPSNIPQRIQRDFKLDSPSKLGSPRSPKPESPSNIPQRIQRDFKLDSPSNLGSPRSTKSESPSKLGSPQSSKPQSPSMLGSLQSSKPQSLSKLGSPQSSKPESPSKIPQTIQRDLQQDSHGHHPPSDSPIRRETSTPQPPPSFLSSDSSPETSPTKTPANSPEPSPTNSAEPSPTESPQANSELTSDLSLPPPPPALKIMRYRPDPIVLRLPPPAPPPDNSPFLTNILIGLVIVNVFSIGCWVRWLSHVKYEKQN, encoded by the exons ATGACTGGATCACCAAGATCTTCAAAGCCTGGAGGATCATCGCCATCACCAAAGCCTGAATCACCGCCATCATCAAAGCCTGAATCATCTTCAAGATCTTCAAAGCCTGAATCACCACAATCATCAAAGCCTGAATCATCTTCAAGATCTTCAAAGCCTGAATCACCACAATCATCAAAGCCTGAATCATCTTCAAGATCTTCAAAGCCTGAATCACCGCAATCATCAAAGCCTGAATCACCTTCAAAATCAAAGCTGATCGACATTCCTCAACGGATACTACGAGATTTCCAACTGGAATCATCATCAAAGCTTGGATCGCCGGGATCATCAAAGACTGAATCACCTTCAAACATTCCTCAGAGGATACAGCGAGATTTCAAACTGGATTCACCATCAAAGCTCGGATCGCCGCGATCACCAAAGCCTGAATCACCTTCAAACATTCCTCAAAGGATACAGCGAGATTTCAAACTGGATTCACCATCAAACCTTGGATCGCCGCGATCAACGAAGTCTGAATCACCTTCAAAGCTTGGATCGCCGCAATCATCAAAGCCTCAATCACCTTCGATGCTTGGATCGCTGCAATCATCAAAGCCTCAATCACTTTCAAAGCTTGGATCGCCGCAATCATCAAAGCCTGAATCACCTTCCAAGATTCCTCAAACGATACAACGAGACCTCCAACAGGACTCACATGGACATCATCCACCATCGGATTCTCCAATTCGACGAGAAACGTCAACACCTCAACCACCTCCATCTTTTCTCTCATCTGATAGCTCTCCTGAAACATCACCAACAAAAACTCCTGCCAACTCTCCGGAACCTTCACCAACAAACTCTGCTGAACCGTCACCAACCGAATCTCCACAGGCCAATTCGGAACTAACTTCCGATCTTTCACTGCCACCGCCCCCTCCTGCTCTGAAAATAATGCGATACCGTCCGGATCCGATTGTGCTACGACTACCACCGCCAGCTCCTCCGCCTGATAATTCACCTTTCCTCACCAACATCTTAATCGGCTTAGTCATTGTGAACGTCTTTAGTATTGGTTGTTGGGTG aGGTGGCTCTCACACGTCAAATATGAGAAGCAGAATTAA